GGCTCACTATGCTGACGTCCGGACGGGCGACGGGCAGGCGGCAGGCGGACGGAAGGCCGCACCCGGACGGAACCGGACGGAACGGGGTGACGATGTCGGCGACGCGGTTGCTGGTCCTCGGGGTGGTGCGCGGATTCGGCAGCACGCACGGCTACCGGGTGCGCGCCGAGCTGCTGTCCTGGGGGATCGACGACTGGGCCAACGTCAAGCCCGGCTCGATCTATCACGCCCTGCGGCAGATGGCGAAGGACGGCCTGCTGGCGGCCAGCGAGATCGCTGACTGGCCCGGGCGGGTGGACTACCGCGTGACCCCGGCCGGGGAGAAGGAGTTCTTCCGGCTGCTCGTCGACGCCCTGGAGCGGCCCGAGCACCGCGCCGACATGCTCAGCGCCGGCCTCGCGCTGATGCCCGCGCTCACCCGCGACCGAGCCGTCCGCGCGCTCTCGACGCGGCTGAGCGTCCTGGAGACACAGCGCGCCGTGGTGCGCAAGGAGGCCGAGGCGGCCCGGTCCGGAGGGCTGCCGCCGCATCTGGCCGAACTGTGGACGATGCGCAGGCGGTACGCCGACCTCAACGTCGAGTGGGCCGGTGACCTGCTGGAACGGGTGAGTTCCGGGGAGTACGAGATGGCGGGCGAACGCGGACGCGCGGTCGGCATGCCCCGCTGAGCTCCCACTCTTCTCCCGCTGACCTCCCGCGCGGCTCCCGCTGAGCTCTCACTGGAACGGCCCCCACTAATCAAACTTGCATAGCTGACTGCTCGTGCTCTAGCTTGGATGCAGTGGTCAAATTTGATTACTGAGCGAATCAGGGCCGAGGAGTCACAGATTGAGTTCGCAATCAACCCTTGCCATCGAGGCGTCGGGCCTCGTGAAGACCTTCGGAGAGACCCGCGCCGTCGACGGCGTGGACCTGGCCATCCCGCAGGGCGTCGTCTACGGCGTGCTGGGACCCAACGGCGCAGGCAAGACGACGACGATCCGGATGCTGGCCACCCTGCTGACCCCTGACGCCGGCACCGCCAGGGT
This window of the Streptomyces sp. NBC_01275 genome carries:
- a CDS encoding PadR family transcriptional regulator, with protein sequence MSATRLLVLGVVRGFGSTHGYRVRAELLSWGIDDWANVKPGSIYHALRQMAKDGLLAASEIADWPGRVDYRVTPAGEKEFFRLLVDALERPEHRADMLSAGLALMPALTRDRAVRALSTRLSVLETQRAVVRKEAEAARSGGLPPHLAELWTMRRRYADLNVEWAGDLLERVSSGEYEMAGERGRAVGMPR